catatatatatcaattagaGCTTTTCTGCAGCAGCTGACTTTTTATCGTGAAGTTTCCGCATAGTTCACTTTTTTCTATCCGGAGGCCTCATTAAAATGAGTAACGTTGCTCGGACACGTCCCGGAGACTTGGGTTGCAGCGCTTCTCTCTTCTCCAACTTTAGATCAGCTTGGCTATAAATAGCTTCGGAACAACCTCAGCCCTGACATTTGGGTATTGAGCAATCCTCTGCCATCATCATGACCTACTGAACTCGTTCCAGACGATGATATCTGATCCCATGTGGCGGACATGTGCCGCTATAGATCGCTTACTTGTGTCAGTCTGCGGAGGGAGAAACATGCAACGGCGCAAACATCGGCTGCAAAGTGTTAGTGACCCCGGTATGTTGCCGTTGGTGAGCGGGGGAGACGCGCGGTGTCGCCCGCAGAGAGACCCGGGAGGGCCCCGTGCCAGCTGTGAGctctgcaggaaaaaaagttgACATCactaacttaacgttagcttcCCAGAGCTAACTAGGAGCAAAGCAAGTATTTCATAAGAAAGCATCCGAGCTTTGGTCTGAACTTTCCTTTCAAAACACCAGAGGCTCTGACACGTTGTTTAGTACACGGTAATGCGAACGTTGGCTTTCCGATGGATCCGGGGAGCGTCGGTCATCCAGGGACAGTAGCCACACAGCTACATGCTAATGGAAGCTAATGTTGTCTGGGTTACACCCACCCGGCTACCGTCAACCTGGATAATGCCTGCTTCGGTAAAACGGGAAAGGCCCAGCCGAAAAGCTACGCCGGCGTAGATTAGATGTCAAAATGCCAGACTCACCTTAACAGATGGACGTGAAGAAGTTATTGAAGTTCATGACTTTAACACCGACCTGGTGTTCTGTAACAGTCTGGAGCGCAGCGGTGCTGCTAAGTGAACGCTGATTGGTTTAGCTCCGTCCGCCACAGTGACGTCATGTGGGACccctcaaaaacaaaaacaatgtagtCTGTAGTCTTTTTGTGTTAACGATTAGAccatttcaattaaaaatgtataatattcCGTTTCTGACAACAACAAATAACCAATTTAATGTCTAATAGGTGAGTTTTTAATACCCCAAAAGCAGtttaatattattgttactatAACATCTTTGCATTCTGTGAAATTGAGAGCATCAGGTTTAATCTTATCTATGAGATCATAGAGCAATATTCGTCATATAATGCCTCACCTAATAACAAGATGACAGCTAAAACATTGCACTTGGAGCACTGTACCGTAGCATTGTTTGAACAGCGATAAAAGCCTTAAAGCATATTTCTATATAATGACTAAACTGTGCAAACAAACTACAAAATAGGTAACGCAGACCTGGCTGCAAACTACACATCAAGGGAGAAGCCTTTGATGTGTAGTTAGGGAAATAACTAAATAAGCAAACAAGAGGCATTCtgtgtttttgacattttggtgCTTTTCAGATGTAAAGGCAGAGAAAGACAATGGCTTCTTCTGTGTGTTCTTGGTAAAAACTCTCCTCTTTCAAGCTATATGCAACTCTATGTCGCAGTATCAATAAttgtataaaaaacaaaacatgtctgTCTAGctaattaataaaacatgaataaaacatgtagaAATACTTTTATGAAGaaaatcatacattttttttcagaattttcaGATTTTCATTACATCTGCAATTAAAGTGACTTCAAAACAAAACTCTAAACAAGACTTCATACCAAAACATTTTAATCCATaaaaacattgacatttttacaaaatgtaatttacaaaACCATGTACACAGTAGCAAAAATACTgtacacaaaatgaaaagaacaaaaaaagagctGCACAAGCTGTAAACATCTTTGATAGAAATGCGATTAAATAACACCAACACTACAATTACCTAGCAGGAAATTCTATATCAGAAATCTCTCATCCACCAGAGTCTTGCTGACAAGGTTCTTCCTTCCCAGAGCGTTACGGATCAAGCGAAATATCTGTGAAAAATTAGACGGTGTTTGATACATGTTCATTTTAGCACAAGAAAGGCTTCACAGGATATATACATCAAGCACTGACCATTTGCTGTACGCATGTAAGCACAGCGGCAAGAACAAAGCTCTGAGATCCGAGGTCGACGACACAGAAGAACAAAGTGTCAAAGATCAGCAGCGTGGCCTCATTTCCATAAAACAGGACATCACTGAAAGAGTGGGCCTCATCTGCAGGGGTGAAAGCAATTATACatcatataaataataataaataaacataaatgtaAAGCTTGCTTGGGCCAAGAAGTCATTACCATTATAAAAGATGCTTTTTTCACTGGGTTCAAGGAACTCCATCCCTATGACCCTCTCAAACATCAGCTTGTCCTTCACGATATAGTCCATTTCATGGTGCGCCTGAGGTAAATGGGGCAACATTAGAGACAGAAAAAGACTCAGATCAATGGAAAGAACACATATACTTTACTATctaacaaataaatgcatttacaaTCAAAATCTGCTGGGTTAaatttgcttttgtgtgtgtctaaataTGAAAATGTGTACAAACATGGTCTATTATGGATCCCAGGAAGTGGTTCATGGTCTGGTAGCCTCTGGCTCTCTGCTCAAACTGTTTAGCCGAGCTTGCGTCAATCAGCCGGGATGGTCCGTTTCTCTGAAGCAACCATTTACATTGAAAATAGGGAGTCAATGTTTTGCTTGGATTAACATTGTTAAAGCCCAATCAATAACACAACAAAGACAGCACAGACCCTTCCGATCTGCTCCCGTATCCTGTCATAGTGCAACCGCAGGCGGTCGTTGAGGGACACCTGAAAGGTCTGGATCTCTGTGTTTGGAAGTAGACCTCTCTGACCACACAGGGACTCCTTGGATTAAAAACATAGATAAATAAAATTGTATATGTTGAGTTGCTAATAGAAtattgtggcaacccacgggcgcAGCACTCTGGACAGCGCCTCAAGAGAGCAGCACAAAGGGCAGGGGCACCAACGAtcaagaggtcaggtgaccaaaaggggaaacaccccgccccctcaggagacaacgagcggcccaggtgcagctcataaggctgatgaaggttggcCACACTATAAAAGACCAACCATTCCAACAGCCCAGCAGACAAGACGTGAGTAGAGGCTGGTTTCATGCCTGAGTTTGTTTGCAAGAGTGTTGAAGCCCGTTTTctgtgcttcctgcaggaaggagactgAAGGCCGAACGAACCTGCTGAACTGCaccctcaaaagaggaagaacttaagtttacattttttgttactTTGTACGTTATAATAAATCGTACCCTTTTCTTGTGCAACTAGACGTGCTTCTGAGTCCGGTGATTCCACCCACACCCGTTGGTTGCCAAAATATATATAACGTTGAATCGGCAGTGGCATGAATCTTCTACAATTGTTAACACGACATGTAGTCTGTTGGTGTAACCCACCGATTCTCTGTTCAGGTTGTTGTTCATTTCCTCCATGTTTGTGTCTGCATGCCCGTGGACTGAACGTCCGTGAATGTAGTAGCCAAAACAACGGTGAGATAACAGCAGCACAGAAACCTTTACATAAACATGGAGAAAGTACACCGATATGAAACGACAGTACAACATGTTTAAAACGTAGGCCAATATGAACATTGATACTTACGTTACTGATTGAGCAGAGATCAACAAACTGACGGATTTTGTCCTCCACAAAGTGCTCATAAAACACAGTGAAGAAAATCCCCTGTAGCGACAAGGGATAATCTTTTAAATAAGCTCTccacatttgtatttgtattcagCTAATTTCTTAAGAAAGACAGGAAGAGGTGAGAGATGAACAAACGGTCGTGACCAAAGGATGCGATGAGAGGGGATGATACCTGCAAAAGTCCAATGCCGAGCCACAGCGCGGCGGCCAGACCGTAGCGCAGAATCAGGCTGTATGAGGGCGTATATGCATCTGGGGAGCGCTGTAAATCAGCCATGGGGTCCCTCAAGGCCAAGTTAGAGAAACCCAGCACCTGAACAACACGGACATTTTGTCATCAATGAGGAAAAGGGCCATAACAGaagctgtaaaataaaagtgGGTTGTTCTAGGATGTACTTCGAGGAAAAAGAGGACAGCCATGGTCTGAAAAGTTGGGCTGATCTTGCGGATGGTCTGGAGCTCGTTCCATTCATTGGCCACAAAGTAGGTTCTCCAGATGCTGACGGGAGAGGGGTCACGTTTCagctcaccagcagctgaaacCGCAGCGAATGTGATGAATATAGGATAAAAAAACCTGAATGTTTTCTTCTCATGAAGACTGCAAAACACAAGCTCCAGTTCTATTTGTACCTTGCACAGTTCTGCTGGTTTTGCTTCGTGGCCTCTCCCAGTCTATAAAGAACACATCAACTGACACCTGAAGGATCAACTTGTGCAGGAACTGGATAGCCTGGATAAGAAATACACATAGAAttccattttaatatttctaatAGAAGCACCATaggtttaaaaaacaatacTGCTCATTTTTATATCTGTGTGTCTAACCTTGAGAGCAAAGGCGCAAGCAACATACGTCACAAACTGCTCCTCCTGAGCAGGTATTGGTaacagcacagacacaaactGTTGAGCCTAAACAGATGCATACACAAATTAATCACAGAAAGCAGCCATTTATATCACAACCAATTGtatgcattgaaaaaaaacatgcggaAGAAGAATGTAGAGGAGGAAAGCGACTTGCCTTTAAAGTCTTAAGAGcgcaaagagggaaaaaaaagagttaagaGAAAAGTCTGAGATAAGAAAAACGCcatttgtgtttggaaaataatacgtttgaataaaaaagggctcaaaaggaaaacgttacagACATGAGGTACTGATTGAAATATTACATACAAGAAATTAGACCGACCTTGTAAAAGATAAGCCAGTAAAGTCCCGTTCCCACAGTgacggcaaagaaaacattgGCCAGGTCTCCggcataaaacaacaaaaacttcaGCATAGTCTGAGGCAGAGAAGGAGGGGAAGACTTTGTTAGAAAATTCTCACTCGACACCAGTCAAACTcatcaaaacaggatatttaatgtttgcaaacgggagacagagttgacacacatacaagtcatgcgtcAAGGCTTCTCAAAGGGtttcatctttggagcaggaatatatagttGTTAGATGAACATGCTAAAacaaggagggtgggggggggtctgtgggaAAAACCCAAGTGTTGGTTGTCGACCTCGGATGTAGacgatcatctttggcaccacaagattataaacattgatgcacaaacatcttgattgtcagatgacccagaacaccgtGTGCCTCTATGTGAAAGAGCACAGACTCTCTGTCGCACTACAGTAGAAAATTATTGCAGTCTTTCCAACAGACTTGGATTACCGTCAAACTTTACACCGCTATAAGCATTGAATGCATGATGTGTGAGAGATGAAATACCTCCAAATCAATGAGCGGGGAGGCaatcctcctcttccagctgaCAGTTTTCAGCAGAGAGTACAGGAGGGCCACACCGCCCATCACCCCGAGAGCagtctgtgaacacacacatatcagCGGCCCGGCTGACACTGTATGACGGTGAACCAGGATTAGCATCAGTCGCTCACAGGAACAAAGTCTTGTACGGCTACTCACATCTGTTTTTATGCGAGCCTCATTCTGATCCATCTCATACTCCACGGCAAACGTGGTcttgaaacagataaatgaatTCAGAGCATTAACAAACCGAAAGCTTGTTAGATATAAACAAAGATAAGAACTCTTTTTAACAAAAGCCTACTAAAGTCTTACTTCTATTTAGTTTTTGAGATGGAAAACATGTGTGCGCCAACTTACAGACACAGTTTGTGTATTGATATCCGTGATGGCAACGTCTCTGTAGGTCACAGTCATTAGGGGAGGATATACCTGTCCTTCTTGGGTACGTGGAACCAGCCGGAACCTACCAAACGCATATTCGATTTAAAACATCACAATGTCTGAACTTTtgttccctctttttttatcaTAGTGGTGTGCACGTCTGAAACGCACCTTATTTTGACACTACTCGCTACACGGATGACTTTGGGAAGTGAACTGATGCTCTTCTCTCTTCCACTCAGTGTGTCGACAACAAACATACGTCGAGAAAGGTACCAGTTCTTCATGCTCTCTGCACAAGGACAAAGgttaaattaaagaaaatatgaaaacacacacacacaagaatggAAATCTCACCTTGGTTGATGAACTGCCCGTTGTATTGCTGGTTATAGACCAGTGTAGGAAGGGGGAGAAGTTTtctgttctctcctccaccaaGATCCATAAACACATCATAGAACAATGGCTCGGGATGAGAACCCAACAGCTCTGCTACGGAGAGatcacactacacacacacacacacacacaacataggAGTTTATACTACAAATTGGCATTGCAAAAGAGTTTGTCAACAATCCCTGAGTGAAATGACAGAAGAAACACTCACACTTTCTTGGTAAGCGGTTCCAAAATTGAAGGCTGCTGCCTGTTTGCTGGTTTCCGGACAAAGCTAAAATAGCAGAAGAGACGTGGAGTATTAGTTAGCTCCTATATTTTTAATACTTGGCATGAACCATATGAAAATA
This genomic stretch from Gasterosteus aculeatus chromosome 20, fGasAcu3.hap1.1, whole genome shotgun sequence harbors:
- the tmem67 gene encoding meckelin isoform X1, translated to MATRTPLADVNRYKVPLTIFLLIYMDLLNCQQYTIPFKSPSDCRDEEFFDISSLSCVTCGPNQRRSTAGLSCICKTGYQTLSSDKASIACQQCPADRPAVTKDGFGCIRCPSSVNDTGKCQCPPGNVLVERDVNGNLLDVARCEMCNENSPGLSVPNISGDRCERCQASFVKTSCVCSSPNVLAGGLCLPPGSLSTNVNPSVNYDQLQISVQSAWFFKNLYSSSAACLVFSNLTACQALGNMCVMNMHSFSGVSTDACGLFNTIFRSRAALSSTQDISYWRANLPWLYYGDQPGLASRVLQTNPVPISFSFRGRNKNTDIKLLAAVYNIGGEFLRWEKVGGDNLQLCPETSKQAAAFNFGTAYQESCDLSVAELLGSHPEPLFYDVFMDLGGGENRKLLPLPTLVYNQQYNGQFINQESMKNWYLSRRMFVVDTLSGREKSISSLPKVIRVASSVKIRFRLVPRTQEGQVYPPLMTVTYRDVAITDINTQTVSTTFAVEYEMDQNEARIKTDTALGVMGGVALLYSLLKTVSWKRRIASPLIDLETMLKFLLFYAGDLANVFFAVTVGTGLYWLIFYKAQQFVSVLLPIPAQEEQFVTYVACAFALKAIQFLHKLILQVSVDVFFIDWERPRSKTSRTVQAAGELKRDPSPVSIWRTYFVANEWNELQTIRKISPTFQTMAVLFFLEVLGFSNLALRDPMADLQRSPDAYTPSYSLILRYGLAAALWLGIGLLQGIFFTVFYEHFVEDKIRQFVDLCSISNVSVLLLSHRCFGYYIHGRSVHGHADTNMEEMNNNLNRESESLCGQRGLLPNTEIQTFQVSLNDRLRLHYDRIREQIGRRNGPSRLIDASSAKQFEQRARGYQTMNHFLGSIIDHAHHEMDYIVKDKLMFERVIGMEFLEPSEKSIFYNDEAHSFSDVLFYGNEATLLIFDTLFFCVVDLGSQSFVLAAVLTCVQQMIFRLIRNALGRKNLVSKTLVDERFLI
- the tmem67 gene encoding meckelin isoform X2 yields the protein MCNENSPGLSVPNISGDRCERCQASFVKTSCVCSSPNVLAGGLCLPPGSLSTNVNPSVNYDQLQISVQSAWFFKNLYSSSAACLVFSNLTACQALGNMCVMNMHSFSGVSTDACGLFNTIFRSRAALSSTQDISYWRANLPWLYYGDQPGLASRVLQTNPVPISFSFRGRNKNTDIKLLAAVYNIGGEFLRWEKVGGDNLQLCPETSKQAAAFNFGTAYQESCDLSVAELLGSHPEPLFYDVFMDLGGGENRKLLPLPTLVYNQQYNGQFINQESMKNWYLSRRMFVVDTLSGREKSISSLPKVIRVASSVKIRFRLVPRTQEGQVYPPLMTVTYRDVAITDINTQTVSTTFAVEYEMDQNEARIKTDTALGVMGGVALLYSLLKTVSWKRRIASPLIDLETMLKFLLFYAGDLANVFFAVTVGTGLYWLIFYKAQQFVSVLLPIPAQEEQFVTYVACAFALKAIQFLHKLILQVSVDVFFIDWERPRSKTSRTVQAAGELKRDPSPVSIWRTYFVANEWNELQTIRKISPTFQTMAVLFFLEVLGFSNLALRDPMADLQRSPDAYTPSYSLILRYGLAAALWLGIGLLQGIFFTVFYEHFVEDKIRQFVDLCSISNVSVLLLSHRCFGYYIHGRSVHGHADTNMEEMNNNLNRESESLCGQRGLLPNTEIQTFQVSLNDRLRLHYDRIREQIGRRNGPSRLIDASSAKQFEQRARGYQTMNHFLGSIIDHAHHEMDYIVKDKLMFERVIGMEFLEPSEKSIFYNDEAHSFSDVLFYGNEATLLIFDTLFFCVVDLGSQSFVLAAVLTCVQQMIFRLIRNALGRKNLVSKTLVDERFLI